From a single Populus nigra chromosome 18, ddPopNigr1.1, whole genome shotgun sequence genomic region:
- the LOC133678625 gene encoding uncharacterized protein LOC133678625 isoform X1, translating to MAMIEFSQEWKSGFPIDTVSKAPLLLSKQASESLIGPLIFNPIPESLAHLFTSPALSPPLLNPPPHLSLTRFISTSTLADSPLPLSTASSIAFSFGPQDLHFSSPLLAYNRLQFLKCPHDDTVVVFFSTGTNLDRIGFLLLSVKDKSLVATGDQKGGIFTASKSLGSKIVRVLVNPIEDDSFLNGNYSFSGSFGYLLVYTMYSVNWFCVKYSESMKRPVLSYLGCKNFKSCGIASACWSPYIKVQSVVLLENGTLFLFDLEADCSDMYFRGTKLKVSWGNEGKLGDCKWLGCEFSWHCRVLIVARSDAVFMIDWKCGGFDVTCLARIDMFSAYALSEKERFLAMSRAVSDSLHFALVSETMLVICDVRKPMIPLLQWAHGLDKPCFIDVFRLSDLRSNSRDDTHDWANSSGFGIILGSFWNCEFSLFCYGPSFPPRKGSIALEISKFSSCLYAWDHPSGLMLSGDDCQRGDCLVREQFWKEALPEWTDWQQKKDIVLGFGVLSNDLSSLLFEPDEFGGFVLIRLMSSGKLESQRYCASWELVKNIGVAQRDPMLHPEDNLLYFMGDEEYKVPRKFKYFELNYLHAHLNGKLSQVLDSNMAKPCECPHEKELFSLEFHEVLCKKLKICGFGRFRTSPAITVTFNDINLPTSIHEVALRRMWAELPMEFLQLAFSSYSEFHEVLLDQKRVALEFSVVPELPQLPPFFLRKPSNHSNRCSRKVQSSDALVGPALPLPILSTLHELRNGCPNSQEETGGFSSESELSVRCNEVMQVAKEVAVSDSTTKLQDDNAISLDDDRDDFLDHSEKPKSFLLYHPTACQLSFQVHKEDNCVYQDDTFASMITKVHEKQSPHPEKVETFKLEFFDDLCPIDLKFDAREVKFSSQESKISNLLKKNFSKWQEEFTPYREFCSQFTSPRDKMA from the coding sequence ATGGCAATGATCGAGTTTTCACAAGAATGGAAGTCAGGATTTCCAATAGACACTGTGTCGAAAGCACCACTCTTACTCTCAAAACAAGCCTCAGAATCCCTTATTGGTCCACTTATATTCAACCCAATCCCTGAATCACTGGCACACCTCTTTACCTCTCCTGctctctctcctcctcttcTAAACCCACCACCCCATCTTTCTCTCACAAGATTTATCTCCACGTCAACACTCGCTGActctcctctccctctctctactGCTTCCTctattgccttttcttttggcCCTCAAGATCTacacttttcttctcctttgttAGCTTATAATAGACTCCAGTTCCTTAAATGCCCACATGATGATActgttgttgtgtttttttccaCTGGGACTAATCTTGACCGAATTGGGTTTTTGTTACTTTCTGTTAAAGATAAGAGCTTGGTGGCTACTGGGGATCAAAAGGGTGGGATTTTTACTGCTAGTAAGAGTTTGGGGTCAAAGATTGTGAGGGTCTTAGTGAACCCCATTGAGGATGATTCTTTTTTGAATGGTAATTATTCCTTTTCTGGCTCTTTTGGTTATTTGTTAGTTTATACTATGTATTCTGTGAATTGGTTCTGCGTTAAATATAGTGAAAGTATGAAAAGGCCTGTTTTGAGTTATTTAGGttgtaagaattttaagagTTGTGGAATTGCGAGTGCTTGTTGGAGTCCTTATATAAAAGTTCAGAGTGTGGTTTTGTTGGAGAATGgtacattatttttgtttgatttggaaGCCGATTGTTCTGATATGTATTTTAGGGGTACTAAATTGAAAGTTTCGTGGGGTAATGAAGGTAAGTTAGGAGATTGTAAATGGTTAGGGTGTGAGTTTAGTTGGCATTGTAGGGTTTTGATTGTTGCACGGTCAGATGCTGTTTTTATGATTGATTGGAAATGCGGTGGTTTTGATGTGACTTGTTTAGCAAGGATTGATATGTTTAGTGCATATGCTCTTAGTGAAAAGGAACGGTTCCTAGCTATGTCCAGGGCAGTTTCGGATAGTCTTCATTTTGCTTTGGTTTCTGAAACTATGTTAGTTATTTGTGATGTGCGCAAGCCTATGATACCTTTGTTGCAATGGGCACATGGTCTTGATAAGCCATGTTTTATTGATGTGTTTAGATTGTCTGATTTGAGGTCCAACTCAAGGGATGACACACATGACTGGGCGAATTCTTCAGGTTTTGGCATTATTTTGGGGTCATTTTGGAATTGTGAATTCAGCCTCTTTTGCTATGGACCATCCTTTCCTCCTCGTAAAGGGTCCATTGCCTTggaaatttctaaattttccaGTTGTTTATACGCTTGGGACCACCCTTCAGGTCTCATGTTATCAGGTGATGATTGTCAACGTGGAGATTGCCTTGTAAGAGAACAGTTTTGGAAGGAAGCTCTTCCTGAATGGACTGATTGGCAGCAGAAAAAAGACATAGTGTTGGGCTTTGGTGTTTTGAGCAACGATCTCTCTTCATTGTTGTTTGAGCCTGATGAATTTggtggttttgttttaattagattGATGTCATCAGGAAAGCTTGAATCACAGAGATATTGTGCCTCATGGGAATTGGTTAAAAATATAGGAGTGGCTCAAAGAGATCCAATGCTGCATCCAGAAGACAACTTACTTTACTTCATGGGTGATGAGGAATACAAGGTCCCTAGAAAATTTAAGTATTTTGAACTGAACTATCTACATGCACATTTGAATGGCAAACTTTCTCAAGTTCTCGATTCAAACATGGCAAAGCCTTGTGAGTGTCCTCATGAGAAGGAATTGTTCAGCCTAGAATTTCATGAAGTATTGTGCAAGAAGCTGAAAATTTGTGGGTTTGGTCGATTTAGAACATCCCCTGCCATTACAGTTACATTTAATGACATAAACTTGCCAACAAGCATCCATGAGGTAGCTTTGAGGAGAATGTGGGCTGAATTGCCAATGGAATTCTTACAACTCGCCTTTTCCAGCTATTCTGAATTTCATGAAGTACTTTTGGATCAGAAAAGGGTTGCTTTGGAATTTTCAGTTGTTCCAGAACTACCTCAATTACCTCCATTTTTCTTGCGGAAGCCTTCAAACCACAGTAATAGGTGTTCACGTAAAGTGCAAAGTAGTGATGCCCTTGTGGGTCCAGCTCTTCCTCTCCCTATTTTGTCTACACTTCATGAGCTTCGTAATGGTTGTCCAAATTCACAGGAAGAAACAGGCGGATTTTCATCAGAATCGGAACTTAGCGTTCGATGCAATGAAGTTATGCAGGTGGCCAAGGAAGTGGCTGTTTCAGATTCCACAACCAAGCTTCAGGATGATAATGCTATCTCCCTTGATGATGACAGAGATGACTTTTTGGATCATTCTGAAAAACCAAAGTCTTTCCTTCTATACCATCCAACTGCATGTCAGCTCTCTTTTCAAGTTCACAAAGAGGATAATTGTGTGTATCAGGATGACACGTTTGCTTCCATGATTACAAAAGTGCATGAGAAACAGTCACCTCATCCTGAAAAGGTGGAAACTTTCAAACTAGAATTCTTTGATGATCTGTGCCCAATCGACTTGAAATTTGATGCTCGTGAGGTGAAATTTAGTTCACAAGAGtcgaaaatttcaaatttattgaagAAGAATTTTTCAAAATGGCAAGAGGAATTCACTCCTTATCGGGAATTTTGTTCCCAATTTACATCCCCTCGTGACAAGATGGCTTAA
- the LOC133678136 gene encoding uncharacterized protein LOC133678136 isoform X1, translating to MVIKLWSVSFERSCRKIMESRGVASHSNIVSSREKKAKRREILEKKKAIDELIKAASSEKDHLVYFQPFCHYNRNGLSVFLESGSGDKLSSSVKRYIQNLLKVNMEVAFGPEWSSEEKVKCRDMVASEARYIFVHEAPNASVDEISMKLDKSPLVGFVHYRFTLEEDIPVLYVYEIQLESHVQGKGLGKFLMQLIELIARKSCMGAVVLTVQKANAVAMNFYRSKLRYTISSISPSRVDPLMGLEKSYEILCKAFDHEAKVILEVSRLHCHQQHCPVHSGDKFFC from the exons ATGGTAATTAAATTGTGGAGTGTGAGCTTTGAGCGGAGCTGCAGAAAAATAATGGAGTCGAGGGGGGTGGCGAGCCACAGCAACATTGTTAGCAGCAGAGAAAAGAAGGCTAAACGCAGAGAG atactGGAAAAGAAGAAGGCAATTGATGAATTGATAAAAGCAGCATCTTCTGAGAAGGACCATCTTGTTTATTTCCAACCATTTTGTCATTACAATAGAAACG GTCTGTCTGTGTTTTTAGAATCTGGAAGTGGGGATAAACTTTCTTCTTCTGTAAAGCGGTACATTCAAAACCTCcttaag GTCAATATGGAGGTGGCGTTTGGTCCTGAGTGGTCATCAGAAGAAAAGGTGAAGTGTAGGGACATGGTTGCTTCAGAAGCGCGTTATATATTTGTTCACGAGGCTCCAAATGCTAGTGTTGATGAAATTTCAATGAAGTTAGATAAAAGCCCCTTGGTTGGATTTGTACATTATCGCTTTACTCTTGAGGAAGATATACCTGTTCTTTATGTGTATGAAATACAGCTCGAGTCTCATGTCCAAGGGAAGGGATTGGGGAAATTCCTTATGCAACTAATTGAGCTTATTGCTCGCAAG AGCTGCATGGGTGCTGTAGTATTAACAGTTCAAAAAGCGAATGCAGTAGCCATGAATTTCTACAGAAGTAAGCTGAG ATACACAATATCAAGCATTTCACCATCCAGAGTTGATCCCTTG ATGGGTCTTGAGAAGAGTTACGAGATTCTCTGCAAAGCATTCGACCATGAAGCCAAAGTTATATTGGAG GTTAGTAGGCTTCATTGCCATCAACAGCACTGCCCTGTTCATTCTGGAGACAAATTTTTCTGTTGA
- the LOC133678625 gene encoding uncharacterized protein LOC133678625 isoform X2: protein MAMIEFSQEWKSGFPIDTVSKAPLLLSKQASESLIGPLIFNPIPESLAHLFTSPALSPPLLNPPPHLSLTRFISTSTLADSPLPLSTASSIAFSFGPQDLHFSSPLLAYNRLQFLKCPHDDTVVVFFSTGTNLDRIGFLLLSVKDKSLVATGDQKGGIFTASKSLGSKIVRVLVNPIEDDSFLNGFGIILGSFWNCEFSLFCYGPSFPPRKGSIALEISKFSSCLYAWDHPSGLMLSGDDCQRGDCLVREQFWKEALPEWTDWQQKKDIVLGFGVLSNDLSSLLFEPDEFGGFVLIRLMSSGKLESQRYCASWELVKNIGVAQRDPMLHPEDNLLYFMGDEEYKVPRKFKYFELNYLHAHLNGKLSQVLDSNMAKPCECPHEKELFSLEFHEVLCKKLKICGFGRFRTSPAITVTFNDINLPTSIHEVALRRMWAELPMEFLQLAFSSYSEFHEVLLDQKRVALEFSVVPELPQLPPFFLRKPSNHSNRCSRKVQSSDALVGPALPLPILSTLHELRNGCPNSQEETGGFSSESELSVRCNEVMQVAKEVAVSDSTTKLQDDNAISLDDDRDDFLDHSEKPKSFLLYHPTACQLSFQVHKEDNCVYQDDTFASMITKVHEKQSPHPEKVETFKLEFFDDLCPIDLKFDAREVKFSSQESKISNLLKKNFSKWQEEFTPYREFCSQFTSPRDKMA, encoded by the exons ATGGCAATGATCGAGTTTTCACAAGAATGGAAGTCAGGATTTCCAATAGACACTGTGTCGAAAGCACCACTCTTACTCTCAAAACAAGCCTCAGAATCCCTTATTGGTCCACTTATATTCAACCCAATCCCTGAATCACTGGCACACCTCTTTACCTCTCCTGctctctctcctcctcttcTAAACCCACCACCCCATCTTTCTCTCACAAGATTTATCTCCACGTCAACACTCGCTGActctcctctccctctctctactGCTTCCTctattgccttttcttttggcCCTCAAGATCTacacttttcttctcctttgttAGCTTATAATAGACTCCAGTTCCTTAAATGCCCACATGATGATActgttgttgtgtttttttccaCTGGGACTAATCTTGACCGAATTGGGTTTTTGTTACTTTCTGTTAAAGATAAGAGCTTGGTGGCTACTGGGGATCAAAAGGGTGGGATTTTTACTGCTAGTAAGAGTTTGGGGTCAAAGATTGTGAGGGTCTTAGTGAACCCCATTGAGGATGATTCTTTTTTGAATG GTTTTGGCATTATTTTGGGGTCATTTTGGAATTGTGAATTCAGCCTCTTTTGCTATGGACCATCCTTTCCTCCTCGTAAAGGGTCCATTGCCTTggaaatttctaaattttccaGTTGTTTATACGCTTGGGACCACCCTTCAGGTCTCATGTTATCAGGTGATGATTGTCAACGTGGAGATTGCCTTGTAAGAGAACAGTTTTGGAAGGAAGCTCTTCCTGAATGGACTGATTGGCAGCAGAAAAAAGACATAGTGTTGGGCTTTGGTGTTTTGAGCAACGATCTCTCTTCATTGTTGTTTGAGCCTGATGAATTTggtggttttgttttaattagattGATGTCATCAGGAAAGCTTGAATCACAGAGATATTGTGCCTCATGGGAATTGGTTAAAAATATAGGAGTGGCTCAAAGAGATCCAATGCTGCATCCAGAAGACAACTTACTTTACTTCATGGGTGATGAGGAATACAAGGTCCCTAGAAAATTTAAGTATTTTGAACTGAACTATCTACATGCACATTTGAATGGCAAACTTTCTCAAGTTCTCGATTCAAACATGGCAAAGCCTTGTGAGTGTCCTCATGAGAAGGAATTGTTCAGCCTAGAATTTCATGAAGTATTGTGCAAGAAGCTGAAAATTTGTGGGTTTGGTCGATTTAGAACATCCCCTGCCATTACAGTTACATTTAATGACATAAACTTGCCAACAAGCATCCATGAGGTAGCTTTGAGGAGAATGTGGGCTGAATTGCCAATGGAATTCTTACAACTCGCCTTTTCCAGCTATTCTGAATTTCATGAAGTACTTTTGGATCAGAAAAGGGTTGCTTTGGAATTTTCAGTTGTTCCAGAACTACCTCAATTACCTCCATTTTTCTTGCGGAAGCCTTCAAACCACAGTAATAGGTGTTCACGTAAAGTGCAAAGTAGTGATGCCCTTGTGGGTCCAGCTCTTCCTCTCCCTATTTTGTCTACACTTCATGAGCTTCGTAATGGTTGTCCAAATTCACAGGAAGAAACAGGCGGATTTTCATCAGAATCGGAACTTAGCGTTCGATGCAATGAAGTTATGCAGGTGGCCAAGGAAGTGGCTGTTTCAGATTCCACAACCAAGCTTCAGGATGATAATGCTATCTCCCTTGATGATGACAGAGATGACTTTTTGGATCATTCTGAAAAACCAAAGTCTTTCCTTCTATACCATCCAACTGCATGTCAGCTCTCTTTTCAAGTTCACAAAGAGGATAATTGTGTGTATCAGGATGACACGTTTGCTTCCATGATTACAAAAGTGCATGAGAAACAGTCACCTCATCCTGAAAAGGTGGAAACTTTCAAACTAGAATTCTTTGATGATCTGTGCCCAATCGACTTGAAATTTGATGCTCGTGAGGTGAAATTTAGTTCACAAGAGtcgaaaatttcaaatttattgaagAAGAATTTTTCAAAATGGCAAGAGGAATTCACTCCTTATCGGGAATTTTGTTCCCAATTTACATCCCCTCGTGACAAGATGGCTTAA
- the LOC133678136 gene encoding uncharacterized protein LOC133678136 isoform X2: MVIKLWSVSFERSCRKIMESRGVASHSNIVSSREKKAKRREILEKKKAIDELIKAASSEKDHLVYFQPFCHYNRNESGSGDKLSSSVKRYIQNLLKVNMEVAFGPEWSSEEKVKCRDMVASEARYIFVHEAPNASVDEISMKLDKSPLVGFVHYRFTLEEDIPVLYVYEIQLESHVQGKGLGKFLMQLIELIARKSCMGAVVLTVQKANAVAMNFYRSKLRYTISSISPSRVDPLMGLEKSYEILCKAFDHEAKVILEVSRLHCHQQHCPVHSGDKFFC; this comes from the exons ATGGTAATTAAATTGTGGAGTGTGAGCTTTGAGCGGAGCTGCAGAAAAATAATGGAGTCGAGGGGGGTGGCGAGCCACAGCAACATTGTTAGCAGCAGAGAAAAGAAGGCTAAACGCAGAGAG atactGGAAAAGAAGAAGGCAATTGATGAATTGATAAAAGCAGCATCTTCTGAGAAGGACCATCTTGTTTATTTCCAACCATTTTGTCATTACAATAGAAACG AATCTGGAAGTGGGGATAAACTTTCTTCTTCTGTAAAGCGGTACATTCAAAACCTCcttaag GTCAATATGGAGGTGGCGTTTGGTCCTGAGTGGTCATCAGAAGAAAAGGTGAAGTGTAGGGACATGGTTGCTTCAGAAGCGCGTTATATATTTGTTCACGAGGCTCCAAATGCTAGTGTTGATGAAATTTCAATGAAGTTAGATAAAAGCCCCTTGGTTGGATTTGTACATTATCGCTTTACTCTTGAGGAAGATATACCTGTTCTTTATGTGTATGAAATACAGCTCGAGTCTCATGTCCAAGGGAAGGGATTGGGGAAATTCCTTATGCAACTAATTGAGCTTATTGCTCGCAAG AGCTGCATGGGTGCTGTAGTATTAACAGTTCAAAAAGCGAATGCAGTAGCCATGAATTTCTACAGAAGTAAGCTGAG ATACACAATATCAAGCATTTCACCATCCAGAGTTGATCCCTTG ATGGGTCTTGAGAAGAGTTACGAGATTCTCTGCAAAGCATTCGACCATGAAGCCAAAGTTATATTGGAG GTTAGTAGGCTTCATTGCCATCAACAGCACTGCCCTGTTCATTCTGGAGACAAATTTTTCTGTTGA
- the LOC133678136 gene encoding uncharacterized protein LOC133678136 isoform X3: MVIKLWSVSFERSCRKIMESRGVASHSNIVSSREKKAKRREILEKKKAIDELIKAASSEKDHLVYFQPFCHYNRNGLSVFLESGSGDKLSSSVKRYIQNLLKVNMEVAFGPEWSSEEKVKCRDMVASEARYIFVHEAPNASVDEISMKLDKSPLVGFVHYRFTLEEDIPVLYVYEIQLESHVQGKGLGKFLMQLIELIARKSCMGAVVLTVQKANAVAMNFYRSKLRYTISSISPSRVDPLMGLEKSYEILCKAFDHEAKVILEGSG, from the exons ATGGTAATTAAATTGTGGAGTGTGAGCTTTGAGCGGAGCTGCAGAAAAATAATGGAGTCGAGGGGGGTGGCGAGCCACAGCAACATTGTTAGCAGCAGAGAAAAGAAGGCTAAACGCAGAGAG atactGGAAAAGAAGAAGGCAATTGATGAATTGATAAAAGCAGCATCTTCTGAGAAGGACCATCTTGTTTATTTCCAACCATTTTGTCATTACAATAGAAACG GTCTGTCTGTGTTTTTAGAATCTGGAAGTGGGGATAAACTTTCTTCTTCTGTAAAGCGGTACATTCAAAACCTCcttaag GTCAATATGGAGGTGGCGTTTGGTCCTGAGTGGTCATCAGAAGAAAAGGTGAAGTGTAGGGACATGGTTGCTTCAGAAGCGCGTTATATATTTGTTCACGAGGCTCCAAATGCTAGTGTTGATGAAATTTCAATGAAGTTAGATAAAAGCCCCTTGGTTGGATTTGTACATTATCGCTTTACTCTTGAGGAAGATATACCTGTTCTTTATGTGTATGAAATACAGCTCGAGTCTCATGTCCAAGGGAAGGGATTGGGGAAATTCCTTATGCAACTAATTGAGCTTATTGCTCGCAAG AGCTGCATGGGTGCTGTAGTATTAACAGTTCAAAAAGCGAATGCAGTAGCCATGAATTTCTACAGAAGTAAGCTGAG ATACACAATATCAAGCATTTCACCATCCAGAGTTGATCCCTTG ATGGGTCTTGAGAAGAGTTACGAGATTCTCTGCAAAGCATTCGACCATGAAGCCAAAGTTATATTGGAG GGGAGTGGATGA